The following are encoded together in the Drosophila sechellia strain sech25 chromosome 3R, ASM438219v1, whole genome shotgun sequence genome:
- the LOC6619233 gene encoding neprilysin-4 isoform X2, producing MVMLPLTLVLILIMRLDGMLAALQLNEQRMRDLRNSHTEVPVYMEDYEALLPEGSTYNDLINEEFILPASKRTQLQILAAERARRCQPYRYGNGESMELEERNTLMKDSRTSFLPLGIPRECLGSGVELDIKPIDEEVYQRQKKRYQDIAPYWLEKIRTRERREAERQAEEASAEISEETAALQSFWNEEGTREGIRMTQAKTMKRYMDNKVDPCVDFYKYACGNWERLHPIPKDKAGFDTFEMLRESLDLVLRNLLEKNTPVHPAAEPRKSPVRNTLFKLNEQGEGEGEADQAAELTAERLRRHIVSKRQLLNRVLVRYKRYTNGTKRKRLIETPRERTKEEEAAPPVVLPKDKSKDKSDTEEQLHVPTDFLKPHHDAQLKAKNLYRSCVNSAVLAKRGLEPLHTLIRDLGGWPVLESKWSDSNFNWQVLAATLRRYNNDILIVQWVGADIKNSEENIVQFDQTGLGLPTREYFLQPSNAKYLQAYQRYMTEVMHKMGASKADAQRVASELVAFETQLAGITAPAEQRLNVTKLYKRMTLDHLQDVVPEIKWRAYLQSLQDREVLGSEEVVIYAVEYMRKLVTLLDETDPRTVSNYMMWRFVRHRINNVDDRFDDIKQNFYHALFGREESPQRWKVCIAQVNTNMGMAVGSMFVSRYFDNNSKRDTLRMTHDLQQAFRDILKTTDWLDDTTKQLAEEKVNAMSLKIGYPDFILNPSELNSKYAGIEIYPEKYFENTLNVLLHTAKTEQAKLHERVNKTNWQTAPAIVNAYYSRNKNQIMFPAGILQPPFYHRHFPKSLNFGGIGVVIGHELTHGFDDKGRLFDRNGNIHKWWTDSSIRGFDERARCIIAQYSNYTVEEVGIVLNGESTQGENIADNGGLRQAFHAYQRWLKEHPSEVPDEILPGLNMTGPQLFFLNFGQVWCGAMRPEAIRNKLNTAIHSPGRFRVIGTLSNSIDFAREFNCPLGSPMNPQKKCSVW from the exons a TGGTAATGCTGCCACTGACCCTGGTGCTCATCCTGATCATGCGGCTGGACGGGATGCTGGCGGCGCTGCAGTTAAACGAGCAGAGGATGCGGGATCTGCGGAACTCTCACACCGAGGTGCCTGTCTATATGGAGGATTACGAAGCCCTTTTACCCGAGGGCAGTACCTACAACGACCTGATCAACGAGGAGTTCATACTGCCGGCGAGCAAGCGGACCCAGCTGCAGATTTTAGCCGCGGAGAGGGCGCGTCGCTGCCAACCATATCGCTACGGGAACGGGGAGTCCATGGAGTTGGAGGAGCGCAACACGCTGATGAAGGACTCCCGAACCTCCTTCCTGCCACTGGGCATTCCGCGAGAGTGCCTCGGCAGCGGCGTTGAACTGGACATTAAGCCCATAGATGAGGAAGTCTACCAGCGGCAGAAGAAGCGCTACCAGGACATAGCTCCTTATTGGCTGGAGAAGATCAGAACACGGGAGCGTCGCGAGGCCGAACGTCAGGCAGAGGAGGCCAGTGCCGAGATCAGCGAGGAAACCGCCGCTCTGCAGAGTTTCTGGAACGAGGAAGGCACCCGGGAGGGCATTCGCATGACCCAGGCCAAAACTATGAAGCGATACATGGACAACAAAGTGGATCCCTGCGTAGATTTCTACAAGTACGCCTGCGGCAACTGGGAGCGCCTGCATCCAATACCCAAGGATAAGGCCGGCTTCGATACCTTCGAAATGCTGCGCGAGAGTCTGGACCTGGTGCTACGAAATCTCCTCGAGAAAAATACCCCTGTGCACCCCGCAGCGGAGCCACGAAAAAGTCCAGTGCGGAATACTCTATTTAAGCTCAATGAGCAGGGCGAGGGTGAGGGCGAAGCTGACCAGGCGGCGGAACTTACGGCGGAACGCCTGCGTCGGCACATTGTCAGCAAGAGGCAGTTGCTCAACCGCGTTCTGGTGCGCTACAAGCGGTATACCAACGGAACGAAAAGGAAACGCCTCATCGAAACCCCACGGGAGAGAACCAAAGAGGAGGAAGCTGCTCCACCAGTTGTCCTGCCAAAGGACAAGTCCAAGGACAAGTCGGATACCGAAGAGCAACTACATGTGCCCACCGATTTCCTAAAGCCCCATCATGATGCCCAGCTAAAAGCAAAGAATCTGTACCGGTCCTGCGTGAACAGCGCGGTGCTGGCCAAGCGGGGATTGGAACCGCTACACACTCTCATCCGGGATCTGGGTGGCTGGCCAGTCCTGGAGTCCAAATGGAGCGACTCCAACTTTAACTGGCAGGTGTTAGCCGCCACCCTTAGACGTTACAACAACGACATCCTCATTGTCCAGTGGGTGGGGGCGGACATCAAGAACTCAGAGGAGAACATCGTTCAGTTTGACCAGACGGGTCTGGGCCTGCCCACCAGGGAGTACTTCCTCCAGCCGAGCAACGCCAAGTACCTACAGGCCTACCAGCGCTACATGACCGAGGTGATGCACAAAATGGGCGCCTCCAAGGCAGACGCCCAGCGGGTGGCCAGCGAGCTGGTGGCGTTCGAGACGCAGCTGGCGGGGATCACGGCTCCAGCGGAGCAACGACTTAACGTCACCAAG CTCTACAAACGCATGACGCTGGACCATTTGCAGGATGTGGTTCCGGAAATCAAGTGGCGAGCTTACCTGCAGAGTCTGCAAGATCGCGAAGTTCTGGGCTCCGAGGAAGTCGTCATCTATGCGGTGGAGTACATGAGAAAGCTGGTGACTCTTCTGGATGAAACGGATCCCCGAACGGTGTCCAATTACATGATGTGGCGCTTTGTGCGGCACAGGATCAATAACGTGGACGATCGATTCGATGACATCAAACAGAATTTCTACCACGCTCTATTTGGGCGTGAGGAAAGTCCGCAGCGATGGAAGGTGTGCATCGCCCAGGTAAACACCAACATGGGCATGGCAGTGGGTTCCATGTTCGTGAGTCGCTACTTCGACAACAATAGCAAGCGGGACACCTTGCGGATGACGCACGATCTACAGCAGGCCTTCCGGGATATCCTGAAAACCACAGATTGGTTGGACGACACCACAAAGCAGTTGGCCGAGGAAAAGGTCAACGCCATGTCCCTGAAGATCGGCTATCCGGATTTTATCCTCAATCCCAGTGAGCTGAATAGCAAGTACGCGGGCATAGAAATCTATCCGGAAAAGTATTTTGAAAACACGCTAAATGTTCTGCTTCACACGGCCAAAACGGAGCAGGCCAAGCTCCACGAGAGGGTCAACAAAACTAACTGGCAGACAGCTCCTGCCATCGTCAATGCCTATTATAGCCGCAACAAGAACCAGATCATGTTCCCCGCCGGCATCCTGCAGCCGCCCTTCTACCACCGCCACTTTCCCAAGTCGCTGAACTTCGGCGGCATCGGTGTGGTCATTGGCCACGAACTGACCCACGGTTTCGATGACAAAGGTAGGCTCTTCGACCGCAACGGCAATATCCACAAGTGGTGGACGGACTCCTCGATTCGCGGGTTCGACGAGCGAGCCCGCTGCATCATCGCCCAATATAGCAACTATACCGTCGAGGAGGTTGGAATCGTCCTGAATGGAGAGAGTACGCAGG GTGAGAATATCGCGGACAATGGAGGCCTGCGGCAGGCCTTCCACGCGTACCAACGCTGGCTAAAGGAGCATCCCAGCGAGGTGCCGGACGAGATTCTGCCAGGACTTAACATGACCGGCCCGCAGCTGTTCTTCCTGAACTTCGGTCAGGTTTGGTGCGGAGCAATGCGGCCGGAGGCCATCCGGAACAAGCTGAACACGGCCATCCACAGTCCAGGTCGCTTCCGTGTGATTGGGACGCTCTCGAACTCCATTGACTTTGCGCGGGAGTTCAATTGTCCCCTGGGCTCACCGATGAATCCTCAGAAGAAGTGCAGCGTTTGGTAG
- the LOC6619233 gene encoding neprilysin-4 isoform X1: protein MSRHSQLKLAMPSVHGSPAAAPGSPMSAKARSVKLGLGVNQQTGRVQWCPGLTCCKLLLLLPVVMLPLTLVLILIMRLDGMLAALQLNEQRMRDLRNSHTEVPVYMEDYEALLPEGSTYNDLINEEFILPASKRTQLQILAAERARRCQPYRYGNGESMELEERNTLMKDSRTSFLPLGIPRECLGSGVELDIKPIDEEVYQRQKKRYQDIAPYWLEKIRTRERREAERQAEEASAEISEETAALQSFWNEEGTREGIRMTQAKTMKRYMDNKVDPCVDFYKYACGNWERLHPIPKDKAGFDTFEMLRESLDLVLRNLLEKNTPVHPAAEPRKSPVRNTLFKLNEQGEGEGEADQAAELTAERLRRHIVSKRQLLNRVLVRYKRYTNGTKRKRLIETPRERTKEEEAAPPVVLPKDKSKDKSDTEEQLHVPTDFLKPHHDAQLKAKNLYRSCVNSAVLAKRGLEPLHTLIRDLGGWPVLESKWSDSNFNWQVLAATLRRYNNDILIVQWVGADIKNSEENIVQFDQTGLGLPTREYFLQPSNAKYLQAYQRYMTEVMHKMGASKADAQRVASELVAFETQLAGITAPAEQRLNVTKLYKRMTLDHLQDVVPEIKWRAYLQSLQDREVLGSEEVVIYAVEYMRKLVTLLDETDPRTVSNYMMWRFVRHRINNVDDRFDDIKQNFYHALFGREESPQRWKVCIAQVNTNMGMAVGSMFVSRYFDNNSKRDTLRMTHDLQQAFRDILKTTDWLDDTTKQLAEEKVNAMSLKIGYPDFILNPSELNSKYAGIEIYPEKYFENTLNVLLHTAKTEQAKLHERVNKTNWQTAPAIVNAYYSRNKNQIMFPAGILQPPFYHRHFPKSLNFGGIGVVIGHELTHGFDDKGRLFDRNGNIHKWWTDSSIRGFDERARCIIAQYSNYTVEEVGIVLNGESTQGENIADNGGLRQAFHAYQRWLKEHPSEVPDEILPGLNMTGPQLFFLNFGQVWCGAMRPEAIRNKLNTAIHSPGRFRVIGTLSNSIDFAREFNCPLGSPMNPQKKCSVW from the exons ATGAGTCGCCACAGCCAACTGAAGCTAGCGATGCCCTCGGTTCATGGATCTCCAGCCGCCGCTCCTGGCTCGCCGATGAGCGCGAAAGCCCGGAGCGTGAAGCTCGGACTGGGTGTTAATCAGCAGACAGGTCGGGTGCAGTGGTGTCCCGGTCTGACCTGTTGCAAATTGCTTCTACTTCTTCCAGTGGTAATGCTGCCACTGACCCTGGTGCTCATCCTGATCATGCGGCTGGACGGGATGCTGGCGGCGCTGCAGTTAAACGAGCAGAGGATGCGGGATCTGCGGAACTCTCACACCGAGGTGCCTGTCTATATGGAGGATTACGAAGCCCTTTTACCCGAGGGCAGTACCTACAACGACCTGATCAACGAGGAGTTCATACTGCCGGCGAGCAAGCGGACCCAGCTGCAGATTTTAGCCGCGGAGAGGGCGCGTCGCTGCCAACCATATCGCTACGGGAACGGGGAGTCCATGGAGTTGGAGGAGCGCAACACGCTGATGAAGGACTCCCGAACCTCCTTCCTGCCACTGGGCATTCCGCGAGAGTGCCTCGGCAGCGGCGTTGAACTGGACATTAAGCCCATAGATGAGGAAGTCTACCAGCGGCAGAAGAAGCGCTACCAGGACATAGCTCCTTATTGGCTGGAGAAGATCAGAACACGGGAGCGTCGCGAGGCCGAACGTCAGGCAGAGGAGGCCAGTGCCGAGATCAGCGAGGAAACCGCCGCTCTGCAGAGTTTCTGGAACGAGGAAGGCACCCGGGAGGGCATTCGCATGACCCAGGCCAAAACTATGAAGCGATACATGGACAACAAAGTGGATCCCTGCGTAGATTTCTACAAGTACGCCTGCGGCAACTGGGAGCGCCTGCATCCAATACCCAAGGATAAGGCCGGCTTCGATACCTTCGAAATGCTGCGCGAGAGTCTGGACCTGGTGCTACGAAATCTCCTCGAGAAAAATACCCCTGTGCACCCCGCAGCGGAGCCACGAAAAAGTCCAGTGCGGAATACTCTATTTAAGCTCAATGAGCAGGGCGAGGGTGAGGGCGAAGCTGACCAGGCGGCGGAACTTACGGCGGAACGCCTGCGTCGGCACATTGTCAGCAAGAGGCAGTTGCTCAACCGCGTTCTGGTGCGCTACAAGCGGTATACCAACGGAACGAAAAGGAAACGCCTCATCGAAACCCCACGGGAGAGAACCAAAGAGGAGGAAGCTGCTCCACCAGTTGTCCTGCCAAAGGACAAGTCCAAGGACAAGTCGGATACCGAAGAGCAACTACATGTGCCCACCGATTTCCTAAAGCCCCATCATGATGCCCAGCTAAAAGCAAAGAATCTGTACCGGTCCTGCGTGAACAGCGCGGTGCTGGCCAAGCGGGGATTGGAACCGCTACACACTCTCATCCGGGATCTGGGTGGCTGGCCAGTCCTGGAGTCCAAATGGAGCGACTCCAACTTTAACTGGCAGGTGTTAGCCGCCACCCTTAGACGTTACAACAACGACATCCTCATTGTCCAGTGGGTGGGGGCGGACATCAAGAACTCAGAGGAGAACATCGTTCAGTTTGACCAGACGGGTCTGGGCCTGCCCACCAGGGAGTACTTCCTCCAGCCGAGCAACGCCAAGTACCTACAGGCCTACCAGCGCTACATGACCGAGGTGATGCACAAAATGGGCGCCTCCAAGGCAGACGCCCAGCGGGTGGCCAGCGAGCTGGTGGCGTTCGAGACGCAGCTGGCGGGGATCACGGCTCCAGCGGAGCAACGACTTAACGTCACCAAG CTCTACAAACGCATGACGCTGGACCATTTGCAGGATGTGGTTCCGGAAATCAAGTGGCGAGCTTACCTGCAGAGTCTGCAAGATCGCGAAGTTCTGGGCTCCGAGGAAGTCGTCATCTATGCGGTGGAGTACATGAGAAAGCTGGTGACTCTTCTGGATGAAACGGATCCCCGAACGGTGTCCAATTACATGATGTGGCGCTTTGTGCGGCACAGGATCAATAACGTGGACGATCGATTCGATGACATCAAACAGAATTTCTACCACGCTCTATTTGGGCGTGAGGAAAGTCCGCAGCGATGGAAGGTGTGCATCGCCCAGGTAAACACCAACATGGGCATGGCAGTGGGTTCCATGTTCGTGAGTCGCTACTTCGACAACAATAGCAAGCGGGACACCTTGCGGATGACGCACGATCTACAGCAGGCCTTCCGGGATATCCTGAAAACCACAGATTGGTTGGACGACACCACAAAGCAGTTGGCCGAGGAAAAGGTCAACGCCATGTCCCTGAAGATCGGCTATCCGGATTTTATCCTCAATCCCAGTGAGCTGAATAGCAAGTACGCGGGCATAGAAATCTATCCGGAAAAGTATTTTGAAAACACGCTAAATGTTCTGCTTCACACGGCCAAAACGGAGCAGGCCAAGCTCCACGAGAGGGTCAACAAAACTAACTGGCAGACAGCTCCTGCCATCGTCAATGCCTATTATAGCCGCAACAAGAACCAGATCATGTTCCCCGCCGGCATCCTGCAGCCGCCCTTCTACCACCGCCACTTTCCCAAGTCGCTGAACTTCGGCGGCATCGGTGTGGTCATTGGCCACGAACTGACCCACGGTTTCGATGACAAAGGTAGGCTCTTCGACCGCAACGGCAATATCCACAAGTGGTGGACGGACTCCTCGATTCGCGGGTTCGACGAGCGAGCCCGCTGCATCATCGCCCAATATAGCAACTATACCGTCGAGGAGGTTGGAATCGTCCTGAATGGAGAGAGTACGCAGG GTGAGAATATCGCGGACAATGGAGGCCTGCGGCAGGCCTTCCACGCGTACCAACGCTGGCTAAAGGAGCATCCCAGCGAGGTGCCGGACGAGATTCTGCCAGGACTTAACATGACCGGCCCGCAGCTGTTCTTCCTGAACTTCGGTCAGGTTTGGTGCGGAGCAATGCGGCCGGAGGCCATCCGGAACAAGCTGAACACGGCCATCCACAGTCCAGGTCGCTTCCGTGTGATTGGGACGCTCTCGAACTCCATTGACTTTGCGCGGGAGTTCAATTGTCCCCTGGGCTCACCGATGAATCCTCAGAAGAAGTGCAGCGTTTGGTAG
- the LOC6619234 gene encoding glutamate receptor ionotropic, kainate 2 yields MHFCWISLIILSLSRVQAQFYGGNAYEASSGQSIRLGLITDDVTDRMRQTFEHAISVVNNELAVPLVGETEQVVYGNSVQAFAQLCRLMQSGVGAVFGPAARHTASHLLNACDSKDIPFIYPHLSWGSNPDGFNLHPSPEDIANALYDIVNQFEWSRFIFCYESAEYLKILDHLMTRYGIKGPVIKVMRYDLNLNGNYKSVLRRIRKSEDSRIVVVGSTAGVAELLRQAQQVGIMNEDYTYIIGNLNLHTFDLEEYKYSEANITGIRMFSPDQEEVRDLMEKLHQELGESEPVNSGSTFITMEMALTYDAVRVIAETTKHLPYQPQMLNCSERHDNVQPDGSTFRNYMRSLEIKEKTITGRIYFEGNVRKGFTFDVIELQTSGLVKVGTWEEGKDFEFQRPPQAVNFNDIDDGSLVNKTFVVLISVATKPYASLVESIDTLIGNNQFQGYGVDLIKELADKLGFNFTFRDGGNDYGSFNKTTNSTSGMLKEIVEGRADLAITDLTITSEREEVIDFSIPFMNLGIAILYVKPQKAPPALFSFMDPFSSEVWLYLGIAYLGVSLCFFIIGRLSPIEWDNPYPCIEEPEELENQFTINNSLWFTTGALLQQGSEIAPKALSTRTISAIWWFFTLIMVSSYTANLAAFLTIEIPTSPINSVKDLADNKDDVQYGAKRTGSTRNFFSSSEEPIYIKMNEYLNAHPEMLMENNQQGVDKVKSGTKYAFLMESTSIEFNTVRECNLTKVGDPLDEKGYGIAMVKNWPYRDKFNKALLELQEQGVLARLKNKWWNEVGAGVCSAKSNKDGPSELGVDNLSGIYVVLVIGSIISIIISILCWCYFVYKKARNYEVPFCDALAEEFRIVIRFSENERLLKSAQSIYSRSRNSSQSIESLKTDSEENMPVED; encoded by the exons ATGCATTTCTGTTGGATATCTCTGATTATTCTCAGCCTGAGCAGAGTGCAGGCACAGTTTTATGGGGGTAATGCATACGAAGCATCCAGTGGTCAATCCATACGTCTGG gccTTATCACCGACGACGTCACCGATAGAATGCGGCAGACTTTCGAGCACGCCATATCGGTGGTAAACAATGAACTGGCTGTTCCTTTGGTCGGCGAAACCGAGCAGGTGGTCTACGGCAACTCCGTCCAGGCCTTTGCCCAACTATGTAGGCTAATGCAG AGTGGAGTGGGCGCCGTCTTTGGGCCAGCTGCCAGGCACACAGCCTCCCATCTTTTGAATGCCTGCGACTCAAAGGACATACCCTTCATATACCCACATCTCTCGTGGGGATCCAATCCGGATGGTTTCAATCTGCATCCCAGTCCGGAGGACATAGCTAATGCGCTCTACGACATTGTAAATCAATTCGAGTGGTCCCGCTTTATATTCTGCTATGAATCCG CTGAGTATCTGAAAATTTTGGACCACCTAATGACCCGATACGGCATCAAAGGACCTGTCATTAAAGTGATGCGCTACGATCTTAACCTGAATGGCAATTACAAATCGGTGCTGAGACGCATTAGAAAATCGGAGGACAGTCGCATCGTGGTCGTGGGTTCAACAGCGGGCGTGGCGGAGCTACTGCGTCAAGCCCAACAGGTGGGCATCATGAACGAGGACTACACATACATCATTGGAAACCTCAACCTGCACACCTTCGACCTGGAGGAGTACAAGTACAGTGAGGCGAACATCACAGGTATACGAATGTTCTCGCCCGATCAGGAGGAAGTGCGAGATCTGATGGAAAAGCTGCACCAAGAACTGGGGGAGAGTGAACCCGTAAATAGTG GTTCTACATTTATCACCATGGAAATGGCTCTTACCTATGATGCGGTACGTGTCATTGCGGAGACAACAAAGCATCTTCCCTACCAACCTCAGATGCTAAACTGTTCCGAGCGCCACGACAATGTTCAACCCGATGGCTCCACTTTCAGGAACTACATGCGATCG CTGGAGATCAAAGAGAAAACCATCACAGGTCGCATATACTTCGAGGGAAATGTGCGCAAGGGTTTCACCTTCGACGTCATCGAACTGCAAACTAGTGGATTGGTCAAGGTGGGCACTTGGGAGGAGGGCAAGGACTTCGAGTTCCAGCGACCTCCCCAAGCTGTCAACTTCAATGACATTGACGATGGTTCCCTGGTTAACAAAACCTTCGTCGTTTTAATATCTGTGGCG ACCAAACCGTACGCCAGTCTGGTGGAGAGTATTGACACACTAATAGGCAACAATCAGTTCCAGGGCTACGGAGTGGATCTAATCAAAGAGTTGGCCGACAAGCTGGGCTTTAACTTTACCTTCCGCGATGGTGGCAATGACTATGGCTCCTTCAATAAGACCACGAACTCGACGTCAGGAATGCTCAAGGAAATTGTCGAAGGG aGAGCTGACCTGGCCATCACTGATCTTACTATTACATCGGAGCGGGAGGAAGTCATCGATTTTTCCATACCATTCATGAATTTGG GCATAGCCATTTTGTATGTGAAACCGCAGAAGGCTCCACCCGCTCTTTTCTCCTTCATGGACCCATTTTCTTCGGAGGTGTGGCTCTACTTGGGCATTGCCTATTTGGGAGTATCGCTGTGCTTCTTTATAATAGGTCGACTTTCGCCAATCGAATGGGATAATCCCTATCCATGTATTGAAGAGCCCGAAGAGTTGGAAAACCAATTTACTATCAATAACTCGCTTTGGTTCACAACGGGAGCTTTACTGCAGCAAGGTTCTGAAATTGCACCCAA agCACTCAGCACTCGGACAATATCTGCGATTTGGTGGTTTTTCACTTTGATCATGGTGTCTTCCTACACCGCCAACTTGGCTGCCTTCTTGACCATCGAGATTCCCACTAGTCCCATCAACAGCGTTAAAGATTTGGCCGACAACAAGGACGACGTTCAGTATGGAGCTAAGCGTACAGGATCTACAAGAAATTTCTTTTCG TCGTCGGAGGAACCCATCTATATCAAAATGAACGAGTACTTGAACGCCCATCCGGAGATGCTAATGGAAAACAATCAGCAAGGCGTGGACAAGGTGAAGTCGGGCACCAAGTACGCTTTCCTCATGGAGTCCACCTCGATTGAATTTAACACGGTTAGGGAGTGCAATCTGACCAAAGTGGGAGATCCGCTGGACGAGAAGGGCTACGGCATAGCGATGGTGAAGA ATTGGCCCTATCGTGACAAGTTTAACAAGGCCCTGCTGGAGCTGCAGGAACAGGGTGTCCTGGCCAGGCTGAAGAACAAATGGTGGAACGAAGTTGGAGCCGGTGTTTGCAGT GCAAAAAGCAATAAGGATGGTCCTTCTGAGTTGGGCGTGGACAATCTGAGTGGCATATACGTTGTCTTGGTCATCGGATCCATCATATCCATAATTATCTCCATTCTATGTTGGTGCTACTTTGTCTACAAGAAAGCTAGGAACTATGAG gTACCCTTTTGCGATGCCTTGGCTGAGGAATTCAGAATTGTCATCCGCTTTTCGGAAAATGAAAGACTTCTAAAGAGCGCCCAGTCCATATACTCTCGTAGTCGGAACTCATCTCAGTCCATAGAGTCCCTTAAGACTGATTCTGAGGAAAATATGCCGGTTGAGGATTAA